One window of Triticum dicoccoides isolate Atlit2015 ecotype Zavitan chromosome 5A, WEW_v2.0, whole genome shotgun sequence genomic DNA carries:
- the LOC119303735 gene encoding remorin 4.1-like, which produces MLHERHAPPSASDDEDDAPGANDEEGTLVTTTASTTNTTFHDVDEVIEVREVHPLSPPHPPFTPPTRTLSAASTAWDSASSHRSVTSEEQFMTMSREFTAMVAAGAGTGAANSNPNSNNSNSNHHPGGPYDGGPDQLTSIGEDELEEHNPLAIVPDSGRPFATPPSRSGGSSGRAARLDLEVVPAAGPPVEASQVKKEEVETKVSAWQTAEIAKINNRFKREEVVINGWETEQVDKASAWLKKIERKLDEQRAKAVEKTQNDVAKARHKAEEKRASAEAKRGLKLAKVLELANFMKAVGRVPTKRSFF; this is translated from the exons ATGTTGCATGAGCGGCACGCACCACCCTCCGCGTCCGACGACGAGGACGATGCCCCAGGGGCCAACGACGAGGAGGGCACTCTGGTGACCACCACCGCCAGCACCACCAACACCACCTTCCACGACGTCGACGAGGTGATCGAGGTGCGCGAGGTCCACCCCCTGTCGCCGCCGCACCCGCCCTTCACGCCGCCCACGCGCACCCtgtccgccgcctccaccgcctggGACAGCGCCAGCAGCCACCGCTCCGTCACCTCCGAGGAGCAGTTCATGACGATGAGCCGCGAGTTCACcgccatggtcgccgccggcgccgGCACCGGGGCGGCCAACAGCAACCCCAACagtaacaacagcaacagcaaccacCACCCAGGCGGCCCCTACGACGGCGGCCCCGACCAGCTGACCAGCATCGGCGAGGACGAGCTGGAGGAGCACAACCCGCTGGCCATCGTGCCGGACAGCGGCCGCCCCTTCGCCACGCCGCCCAGCAGGagcggcggcagcagcggcaggGCGGCGCGGCTCGACCTTGAGGTCgtccccgcggccggcccgccggtGGAGGCGAGCCAGGtgaagaaggaggaggtggagaccaAGGTGTCGGCGTGGCAGACGGCGGAGATCGCCAAGATCAACAACCGGTTCAAGAGGGAGGAGGTGGTCATCAACGGCTGGGAGACGGAGCAGGTCGACAAGGCGTCCGCCTGGCTCAAGAAGATTGAG AGGAAGCTGGACGAGCAGCGCGCCAAGGCGGTGGAGAAGACGCAGAACGACGTGGCCAAGGCGCGGCACAAGGCGGAGGAGAAGCGGGCGTCGGCGGAGGCCAAGCGGGGGCTCAAGCTGGCCAAGGTGCTGGAGCTGGCCAACTTCATGAAGGCCGTGGGCAGGGTGCCCACCAAGCGCTCATTCTTCTAG
- the LOC119303736 gene encoding mitochondrial Rho GTPase 1-like produces MAAAAANLAGRPGVRVVVIGDPGTGKSSLVVAVATEQFPENVPKVMPHTRLPADYFPDRVPITIVDTSSSPEQKPKLIAECQAADAVVLTYACDRLSTLDRLSSYWLPELRRIQLKAPVIVVGCKLDLRDDQQNSLEQTMAPIMQSFREIETCIECSALRQIQVPEVFYYAQKAVLHPTAPLFDQEAQSLKPRCVRALKRIFILCDHDRDGALSDVELNDFQVRCFSAPLQPTEISGVKRVVQEKMPEGVNDSGLTLTGFLFLHALFIEKGRLETTWTVLRKFGYDNEIKLRDDFIPTSVKRAPDQTVELTNEVIDYLKGIFNMFDIDNDEALLPSELDDLFSTAPENPWTSDLYKDCAERNVLGGLSLEGFLSKWALMTLLDPANSFANLVYVGYSGDFNSAFTITRKRRVDRKKQQTQRNVFQCYVFGPKGAGKTALLQSFLGRQPSDALPTNSDRFAANTVEPSDGTRKTLVLREIPEGDVRSLLNNKESLAPCDVAVFVYDSCDEFSWQRARDLLVQVASHGENTGYEVPCLIVAAKDDLDQSPVALQESTRVSQDMGIETPIPISVKLKDLNSIFCRIVHAAQRPHLSIPETEAGKSRRQYRQLLNRSLMVVSVGAAIGVVGVAAYRVYAARRNSSS; encoded by the exons atGGCTGCCGCAGCGGCGAACCTGGCGGGCCGGCCGGGCGTGCGCGTCGTCGTCATCGGCGACCCCGGCACCGGCAAGTCCagcctcgtcgtcgccgtcgccaccgAGCAGTTCCCCGAGAACGTCCCCAAGGTCATGCCCCACACCCGCCTCCCCGCCGACTACTTCCCCGACCGCGTCCCCATCACCATCGTCGACACCTCCTCCAG CCCCGAGCAGAAGCCGAAGCTGATCGCCGAGTGCCAGGCGGCGGACGCGGTGGTGCTCACCTACGCCTGCGACCGGCTCTCCACGCTCGACCGGCTCAGCTCCTATTGGCTCCCGGAGCTCAGGCGCATCCAG TTGAAGGCGCCTGTCATCGTGGTGGGGTGTAAGCTGGACCTGAGGGACGACCAGCAGAACAGCCTTGAGCAGACGATGGCGCCCATCATGCAGTCGTTCCGTGAGATCGAGACCTGCATTGAGTGCTCCGCGCTTCGCCAGATCCAG GTGCCTGAGGTCTTCTACTACGCCCAGAAGGCAGTGCTTCACCCCACAGCTCCTCTATTTGATCAAGAGGCGCAATCTCTAAAGCCACGCTGTGTGAGGGCTTTGAAGCGGATATTCATTCTATGTGACCACGACAGGGATGGAGCTCTCAGTGATGTGGAGCTCAATGACTTTCAG GTCAGATGTTTCAGTGCTCCTCTCCAGCCTACTGAAATTTCAGGCGTGAAGAGAGTTGTTCAAGAGAAGATGCCTGAAGGCGTAAATGATAGCGGCCTTACATTGACTGGGTTCCTTTTCCTTCATGCTCTTTTTATTGAGAAAGGTCGTTTGGAAACTACATGGACAGTATTGAGGAAATTTGGTTATGATAATGAAatcaaacttagagatgacttcattCCAACGTCAGTCAAGCGAGCTCCTGATCAA ACGGTGGAATTGACAAATGAAGTGATTGATTACTTGAAAGGAATATTCAACATGTTTGACATAGATAAT GACGAAGCTTTGCTACCTTCTGAGTTGGATGATCTTTTTTCAACTGCACCTGAAAA CCCATGGACTTCTGATCTATATAAAGACTGCGCTGAAAGGAATGTCTTGGGTGGGCTATCACTTGAAGGATTTCTTTCTAAG TGGGCTCTTATGACACTTCTAGATCCAGCAAATAGTTTCGCGAACCTTGTATATGTCGGCTATTCAGGTGATTTTAATTCAGCATTCACCATCACAAGGAAAAGACGAGTGGACCGTAAAAAGCAGCAGACTCAAAGAAATGTGTTCCAGTGCTATGTTTTTGGTCCCAAAGGTGCCGGAAAGACTGCATTGCTACAATCATTCCTTGGAAG GCAACCTTCTGATGCTCTGCCAACTAACAGCGACCGGTTTGCCGCAAATACTGTTGAACCATCTGAT GGGACTAGAAAAACACTTGTGCTGCGGGAGATTCCTGAAGGTGATGTCAGATCATTGCTAAACAACAAGGAATCCTTGGCACCCTGTGATGTGGCAGTCTTTGTTTACGATAG CTGTGATGAATTTTCTTGGCAAAGAGCAAGAGATTTGCTTGTGCAAGTGGCTTCACATGGAGAAAACACTGGCTATGAAGTCCCTTGTCTGATAGTTGCTGCTAAGGACGATCTTGATCAATCTCCAGTGGCTCTACAGGAATCAACCAGA GTGAGCCAAGACATGGGAATTGAAACACCAATTCCCATCAGTGTGAAATTGAAAGACTTGAACAGCATTTTCTGCCGAATAGTTCACGCAGCACAGCGGCCCCATTTGAGCATCCCAGAGACTGAAGCTGGTAAATCACGCAGGCAATACCGTCAACTTCTGAACCGTTCCCTCATGGTTGTTTCAG TTGGAGCTGCTATAGGTGTTGTGGGGGTAGCCGCGTACAGGGTTTATGCGGCTAGGAGGAACTCGTCGTCATGA